From a region of the Deinococcus detaillensis genome:
- a CDS encoding copper chaperone PCu(A)C: MSRQSVFFALTLLTVVPAAQAHQNHSMPGMTMLVPAQSATSTKKLPAAPVKISGAFVQALPPGTADGSVYLSITNTGKAALKLTGGTSNVSRAVTPMQQTKMEGMAGMTGMKDLPTMIIKAGQTLTLSPGGDHLMLYRMKRVPQAGETVTLTLNFTGYAPLVIKVPVKRL; this comes from the coding sequence ATGTCTCGTCAATCTGTTTTTTTTGCCCTGACCCTGCTGACAGTTGTTCCGGCAGCGCAGGCCCACCAAAACCACAGCATGCCCGGTATGACCATGCTAGTGCCCGCTCAATCCGCGACCAGCACCAAAAAACTGCCCGCCGCACCCGTCAAAATCAGCGGAGCCTTCGTTCAAGCGCTCCCGCCCGGCACGGCAGACGGCAGCGTGTACCTGAGCATCACCAACACCGGCAAAGCGGCCCTCAAGTTGACCGGCGGCACGTCCAATGTCAGCAGGGCAGTCACGCCGATGCAGCAAACCAAAATGGAAGGCATGGCCGGAATGACCGGTATGAAAGATTTGCCCACCATGATCATCAAGGCAGGCCAGACCCTGACGCTGAGTCCCGGCGGCGACCATTTGATGCTCTACAGGATGAAGCGCGTGCCGCAGGCCGGCGAAACGGTCACTTTGACGCTGAACTTTACAGGCTACGCGCCGCTGGTGATCAAGGTGCCGGTCAAGCGCTTGTAA
- a CDS encoding DUF2946 family protein: MTPAAKQRLLRLWTALLCLAASFAYLLREPDHLSGSLSLQAVAGMAMNMGNMDMGGEMADMEMDQADHSAHAPSSAPNKSAHSHARHCPFCFSAAFALETQGVELWVDTAKHADFSSFPYHPPHLLTLRHAEARAPPPFQS, encoded by the coding sequence GTGACCCCTGCGGCCAAACAACGTCTGCTCCGGCTTTGGACGGCGCTGCTGTGTTTGGCCGCTTCCTTTGCCTACCTGCTGCGCGAGCCAGACCACTTGAGCGGCTCGCTGAGTTTGCAGGCGGTGGCAGGCATGGCGATGAACATGGGGAATATGGACATGGGCGGCGAAATGGCCGACATGGAGATGGATCAGGCCGACCATTCAGCCCACGCCCCATCCAGCGCCCCAAATAAGTCAGCGCACAGCCACGCCCGCCACTGCCCGTTTTGCTTTAGTGCCGCCTTCGCACTGGAGACTCAGGGCGTCGAGCTGTGGGTGGATACGGCCAAGCACGCCGACTTTTCGAGTTTCCCCTACCACCCGCCGCATCTGCTCACCTTGCGGCACGCCGAAGCCCGCGCTCCACCTCCCTTCCAAAGCTGA